The following DNA comes from Longimicrobium sp..
CCCGTACCCCGCCGCGGCCCCGCGCAGCTTGTGGAGCTCGCGGCGCAGCGCCTCCTGGTCACCCGCCGCGGCATGGCGCTCGATGGCCGCCAGGCGGTCGTGCAGCCCCGCGCGGAACCGGGCGCGCAGGGGAGCGAGGAAATCGTCTTCGTCCGCGGGGGCCTCGGGCGGCGCGGGGGCGCGTGCGAGCGCCTCGTCCACGTAGGCCACCAGCACGTCGGCCTCCACCGGCTTCACCACCTTGCCGTCGAACCCCGCGGGGTTGGGGTCGGCGAGGGCGCCCGCGGTGAACGCCAGCACGGGAACGGATTCCAGCGCGGTGAATCCGCGCATCTCCGCCAGCGCCTCGGCGCCCCCGCGGCCCACCAGGTGAAGGTCCAGCAGCACCAGCCGTGGATGCGCCTGCGCCAGGCGCGCGCCGACGCCGGGGGAGCCGTCATCCGCCACCGCGTGGTACCCGGCGCGGCGCAGGACGATGGTGGCGTACGCGCGGATGTCGGCGTCGTCGTCCACCACGGCCACCATCTCGCCCCGGGTGCGCGCGACGGCCGCCGTGGGCGCGCCCACCTCGGCGGCCGTTTCGCCCGCGGCGGCGGCGGGGAGGGAGATCCAGAAGGTGCTTCCGTGGCCGGGGATGGAGCTCACCCCCACGCTGCCGCCCATCGCCTCGGTGAGCATGCGCGAAAGCGCCAGCCCCAGGCCGGCGCCGCGCACCCGCAGCCCGGGCGGGTTCACCCGCGAAAACTCCTTGAACAGCCGCAGCTGGTTGGCCTTGGAGATTCCCGGGCCGCGGTCGCTCACCTCCACCCGCACCTCGCCGGCGCCGTCCGTCACGCGGACCGCCACCTCGCCCCCCTCGGGCGAGTACTTGACGGCGTTCTCCAGCAGGTTGAAGAGCACCTGCCGCAGCCGCCCCGCGTCGGCCAGGGCCGCGCGCGCGGCGCGGTCGTCCATGCGAAAGACGATGCCGCGGGCGAAGGCCTGCGGCTCCAGCGCGGTGATCACCGCCTCGGCCACCTCGGCGGCGCGCACGGGGGTGAGCGTAACCTCCAGCGCCCCCGCCTCTACCTTGCTGATGTTCAGCAGGTCGTCTACCACGTGCAGCAGGTGGCGCGCATTGCGCAGCACCACGTCCAGGTACTCGGCGCGCACCGCCGGGTCCATCTCCTCGCCCTCGCTTTCCAGCAGCGACGCGAAACCGATGATGGAGCTGAGGGGGGTGCGGAACTCGTG
Coding sequences within:
- a CDS encoding ATP-binding protein, coding for MAPPRKPPGESAARLRQELAASQAEAAALRARLDEAERSSAHKSRFIRHVSHEFRTPLSSIIGFASLLESEGEEMDPAVRAEYLDVVLRNARHLLHVVDDLLNISKVEAGALEVTLTPVRAAEVAEAVITALEPQAFARGIVFRMDDRAARAALADAGRLRQVLFNLLENAVKYSPEGGEVAVRVTDGAGEVRVEVSDRGPGISKANQLRLFKEFSRVNPPGLRVRGAGLGLALSRMLTEAMGGSVGVSSIPGHGSTFWISLPAAAAGETAAEVGAPTAAVARTRGEMVAVVDDDADIRAYATIVLRRAGYHAVADDGSPGVGARLAQAHPRLVLLDLHLVGRGGAEALAEMRGFTALESVPVLAFTAGALADPNPAGFDGKVVKPVEADVLVAYVDEALARAPAPPEAPADEDDFLAPLRARFRAGLHDRLAAIERHAAAGDQEALRRELHKLRGAAAGYGFGELSRLGDAAEEAVRTRGGGPEVDALVARLRDEVSAR